In one Corallococcus sp. EGB genomic region, the following are encoded:
- a CDS encoding SIMPL domain-containing protein, with translation MSAVRRMLTTLVMLAGFTAAAQSQIPPPGSPQPRPPVDPQVRTLRVEGTGEVKAQPDEAFIDVAVETSAPNAKAAGEENAKRMEKVLAALTGAGIAKRDLQTRNYNVYPEYTPAPPQGGEPKLKGYRVSNLVSVHVTDLSKVGSLLDKALAAGANRVDSVRFGLSREDAVQGEALRQAVARARKSAEVLAASLNVKLGAVLDASTVTEAPRLYPATFAMDMAESRAAPMTPIQPEEQTVQAKVTLIFAIQ, from the coding sequence ATGTCCGCTGTTCGCAGGATGTTGACGACGCTGGTGATGCTCGCGGGTTTCACGGCCGCGGCGCAGTCGCAGATTCCGCCGCCGGGTTCACCGCAGCCCCGGCCGCCGGTGGATCCGCAGGTGCGCACGCTGCGCGTGGAGGGCACGGGCGAGGTGAAGGCGCAGCCCGACGAGGCCTTCATCGACGTGGCGGTGGAGACGTCCGCCCCGAACGCGAAGGCCGCGGGTGAAGAGAACGCGAAGCGGATGGAGAAGGTGCTCGCGGCGCTGACGGGCGCGGGCATCGCGAAGCGGGACCTGCAGACGCGCAACTACAACGTCTATCCCGAGTACACGCCGGCGCCGCCGCAGGGCGGTGAGCCGAAGCTCAAGGGCTACCGGGTGAGCAACCTGGTGAGCGTGCACGTGACGGACCTGTCCAAGGTGGGGAGCCTGCTGGACAAGGCGCTGGCGGCGGGAGCGAACCGGGTGGACTCCGTGCGCTTCGGGCTGAGCCGCGAGGACGCGGTGCAGGGCGAGGCGCTGCGGCAGGCGGTGGCCCGGGCGCGCAAGTCCGCGGAGGTGCTGGCCGCGTCGCTCAACGTGAAGCTGGGCGCGGTGCTGGACGCGAGCACGGTGACGGAAGCGCCGCGCCTGTATCCGGCCACCTTCGCCATGGACATGGCCGAGTCGCGCGCCGCGCCCATGACGCCCATCCAGCCGGAGGAGCAGACGGTGCAGGCGAAGGTCACGCTCATCTTCGCGATCCAGTAG
- a CDS encoding sel1 repeat family protein, with the protein MSIDQRPRRFERAAPLYRRACELGTSTGCIALGMLHHRGLGVRQDDAKALKLFQRACELDSPRHCLFLGLAHASGRGVRQDAERARAILEPACRAGEEGACEALTSMVPRRKSLHLPRPIAIAAHGERLYLLARDDTRMRHSLWDLEPDGRVTEVPLPSPDEPWTHVASHVDGTVWLASSRQVARRAPDGAWTQGSLGESALCSINTLVALPDGRVVVRRTRGAACPGANPGPKPSPAQLERFYRSNLARFTDPAVYEGRLLSLDLHPSKVNLKPEARVGVAFSEGRLAPFEMHQGWAVTDAISRGLFSGALTLETAAAHAGQELGAEVATVSSLEAAAYDPQLWLALDEVEEGQLVGPVKSSVQVGDLTVGTVKFAVWTRKRPARVHPFEEVRTLIADVYFARAWTDELIVVDRELTLDRGSVLTGVDDTHFDVVPLPDGFITVGHHPVHFGGTQWKEDSLLLRAVRQWRVMDAALWGEQLLVTTEMGGYRLLGLDGVASPRLPVPRSHWGRGLVPISPERWREVSAASVIEFSRDGRLLSKRSLPMDGGDLGCIVHPQDVAASPGATWILCNRDDLLRFEPMGMTRFVASP; encoded by the coding sequence ATGAGCATCGACCAACGCCCGAGGCGATTCGAACGCGCGGCCCCGCTCTACCGTCGCGCCTGCGAGCTCGGGACCTCGACAGGCTGCATCGCGCTGGGAATGCTCCACCATCGAGGGTTGGGCGTCCGGCAGGACGACGCCAAGGCCCTGAAGCTGTTCCAGAGAGCCTGCGAGCTCGACTCGCCCCGACACTGCCTGTTCCTGGGACTGGCCCATGCCTCGGGCCGGGGTGTCCGCCAGGACGCCGAGCGTGCGCGTGCCATCCTCGAACCGGCGTGCCGGGCGGGAGAGGAGGGCGCATGCGAGGCATTGACGTCCATGGTGCCGAGACGCAAGTCGCTCCATCTCCCTCGTCCCATTGCCATCGCGGCTCACGGTGAGCGCCTCTACCTGTTGGCCCGTGACGACACCCGGATGCGCCACTCGCTGTGGGACCTGGAACCCGACGGGCGCGTCACCGAGGTTCCCCTGCCATCTCCAGACGAGCCGTGGACCCACGTGGCCAGCCACGTGGACGGCACGGTGTGGCTCGCCAGCTCCCGCCAGGTAGCCCGCCGCGCCCCCGACGGCGCATGGACGCAGGGATCGCTGGGGGAGAGCGCACTCTGTTCCATCAACACCTTGGTGGCGCTACCCGATGGGCGAGTGGTGGTCCGGCGCACGAGGGGGGCCGCGTGTCCTGGGGCCAATCCGGGCCCGAAGCCGTCACCAGCTCAGCTCGAGCGTTTCTACCGGAGCAACCTGGCCCGCTTCACGGACCCGGCTGTCTACGAGGGGCGGTTGCTTTCCCTGGACCTCCACCCCTCGAAGGTGAACCTCAAGCCTGAGGCCCGGGTCGGCGTCGCGTTCTCGGAAGGTCGCCTGGCGCCCTTCGAGATGCACCAGGGGTGGGCGGTGACGGATGCGATTTCGCGAGGGCTGTTTTCCGGAGCGCTGACCCTCGAGACCGCGGCTGCCCATGCGGGTCAGGAGCTTGGCGCGGAGGTCGCGACCGTCAGCTCCCTCGAAGCGGCGGCGTACGACCCCCAGCTCTGGTTGGCGCTCGACGAGGTCGAAGAGGGCCAGCTCGTGGGCCCGGTGAAGAGCTCCGTTCAAGTGGGCGACTTGACCGTTGGGACGGTGAAGTTCGCTGTCTGGACCCGCAAGCGTCCCGCGCGGGTCCACCCCTTCGAGGAGGTGCGCACCCTGATAGCGGATGTGTACTTCGCGAGGGCGTGGACAGACGAGCTCATCGTCGTGGACCGTGAGCTGACCCTGGACCGGGGAAGCGTTTTGACGGGAGTCGATGACACCCACTTCGACGTCGTTCCCCTGCCAGATGGATTCATCACCGTCGGCCATCACCCGGTGCACTTCGGGGGAACCCAGTGGAAGGAGGACTCACTCCTCCTGCGCGCGGTGAGGCAGTGGCGGGTGATGGACGCGGCCCTGTGGGGAGAGCAGCTGTTGGTCACGACGGAAATGGGGGGCTACCGGCTCCTGGGGTTGGATGGAGTCGCCAGCCCGAGGCTGCCCGTCCCGCGCTCCCATTGGGGTCGCGGACTCGTCCCCATCTCACCGGAGCGGTGGCGTGAGGTGAGTGCGGCTTCGGTCATCGAGTTCAGCCGGGACGGGCGACTTCTTTCCAAGCGCAGCCTGCCGATGGACGGAGGCGACCTGGGGTGCATCGTCCATCCGCAGGACGTCGCCGCGAGCCCCGGCGCCACCTGGATCCTCTGTAACAGGGACGACCTCCTGCGCTTCGAGCCCATGGGGATGACTCGCTTCGTCGCGTCGCCGTGA
- a CDS encoding FtsW/RodA/SpoVE family cell cycle protein has protein sequence MSVRVQRLVANVLCRALQSILPPQMRDWGLALRYEVAQIPEDTKALSFALASVCGLAPRAIGMLLMQPFVALLGAAVRASRAGANRGSGTLHSPRAVGALCAAGAVAMGLVYMTLAGAPVRYLGINAGALVLGLVLLPLVSRIPETEGRLSGALILGLSVLLLATALAGLRVEGAARWVKLGGVTVQPSLVLLPLMLARFSRTRTPLATTGVIVAALAMALQPDRAMAAMMTAALATVAAKRADRPSHLAFTASLLAFGVTLLRPDALPAAPFVDQILSSAFAIHALAGLAVVTGSALLLVPVMFVRSGDEDSRAACVAFGAAWLAALLAAALGNYPTPVVGYGGSAILGYVLSLSTLPRPVESRGSSAAAPSDKPQAPRDLHSRVALA, from the coding sequence ATGAGCGTCCGAGTCCAACGGCTTGTGGCGAACGTGCTGTGTCGCGCCCTGCAGTCGATCCTGCCGCCACAGATGCGCGACTGGGGGCTGGCCCTCCGCTACGAGGTCGCGCAAATCCCCGAGGACACCAAGGCCCTGTCGTTCGCGCTCGCAAGCGTCTGCGGATTGGCGCCGCGTGCCATCGGCATGCTCCTGATGCAGCCCTTCGTCGCCCTGCTTGGAGCGGCTGTCCGTGCGTCACGAGCAGGCGCGAACAGGGGCTCCGGCACGTTGCACAGCCCGCGTGCCGTCGGTGCGCTTTGCGCGGCCGGGGCGGTCGCCATGGGGCTCGTCTACATGACGCTTGCCGGCGCGCCTGTCCGATACCTCGGCATCAACGCTGGCGCTCTCGTCCTCGGACTTGTCCTGCTGCCCCTCGTCAGCCGCATCCCGGAGACGGAAGGGCGCTTGTCCGGAGCCCTGATATTGGGCCTCTCGGTCCTGCTGCTCGCCACCGCACTCGCTGGCCTCCGCGTCGAGGGGGCGGCTCGCTGGGTCAAGCTCGGCGGCGTGACCGTGCAACCGAGCCTTGTCCTTCTGCCGCTCATGCTTGCCCGATTCTCCCGGACGCGCACCCCACTTGCGACGACGGGGGTCATCGTTGCCGCCCTGGCCATGGCACTCCAGCCCGATCGTGCGATGGCGGCCATGATGACAGCCGCGCTGGCGACCGTCGCGGCGAAGCGCGCGGACCGGCCGAGTCATCTGGCATTCACGGCCAGCCTCCTGGCGTTCGGGGTGACGCTGCTGCGCCCCGACGCGCTTCCAGCCGCGCCTTTCGTCGACCAAATCCTCTCTTCTGCCTTCGCGATCCATGCCCTTGCCGGACTGGCCGTGGTGACCGGCTCGGCCCTGCTGCTCGTCCCTGTGATGTTCGTTCGGTCCGGTGACGAGGACAGCCGCGCGGCCTGTGTCGCCTTCGGGGCCGCGTGGCTTGCGGCGCTCCTCGCGGCCGCGCTTGGCAATTACCCGACACCGGTCGTGGGTTATGGCGGCAGCGCGATCCTCGGCTACGTCCTGAGCCTTTCGACCCTGCCGAGGCCGGTGGAATCGCGGGGCAGCTCAGCAGCCGCCCCGTCCGACAAGCCGCAGGCTCCGCGCGACCTCCATTCAAGGGTCGCACTGGCCTGA
- a CDS encoding PadR family transcriptional regulator, with translation MPRTRALSNHARSVLAALLDAGAGWSHGYELCRLAGVKSGTLYPLLIRLEAQGHLEAEWQQPTEGGRPPRHAYRLTPSGVQLARDNPPERKVAARSGLREATT, from the coding sequence ATGCCACGAACCCGCGCGTTGTCGAACCACGCCCGCTCCGTTCTTGCCGCGCTGCTGGATGCTGGCGCGGGCTGGTCGCACGGGTATGAGTTGTGCCGTCTTGCAGGCGTGAAGTCGGGCACGCTCTACCCGCTGCTGATCCGCCTCGAAGCCCAGGGCCATCTCGAAGCCGAGTGGCAACAGCCCACCGAGGGCGGGCGGCCGCCGAGGCACGCCTATCGCCTGACTCCAAGCGGGGTGCAGCTCGCGCGCGACAATCCGCCAGAGCGCAAGGTGGCTGCTCGCTCCGGCCTTCGCGAGGCAACGACATGA